The Columba livia isolate bColLiv1 breed racing homer chromosome W, bColLiv1.pat.W.v2, whole genome shotgun sequence genome window below encodes:
- the LOC135575246 gene encoding E3 SUMO-protein ligase PIAS2-like isoform X3, translated as MADFEELRNMVSSFRVSELQVLLGFAGRNKSGRKHDLLMRALHLLKSGCSPAVQIKIRELYRHRYPRTIEGLSDLSAIKPAVFNLDIRSSPVEPDLAVASIHPLPSTSVTPQSPSSPVSSVLLQDTKSHFEMQQPSPPIPPVHPDVQLKSLPFYDVLDVLIKPTSLVQSSIQRFQEKFFIFALTPQQVREICISRDFFPGGGRDYTVQVQLRLCLAETSCPQEDNYPNSLCIKVNGKLFPLPGYAPPPKNGIEQKRPGRPLNITSLVRLSSAVPNQITISWASEIGKNYSMSVYLVRQLTSAMLLQRLKMKGIRNPDHSRALIKEKLTADPDSEIATTSLRVSLMCPLGKMRLTIPCRAVTCTHLQCFDAALYLQMNEKKPTWICPVCDKKAAYESLILDGLFMEILNECSDVDEIKFQEDGSWCPMRPKKEAVKVSSPQCTKIESSSVVSKPCSVMVTNEVNKKKVDIIDLTIESSSDEEEDPPAKRKSIFMSETQGSPTKGVLMYQPSTVRVPSVTTVDAAAIPPSLTDYPVPFHHPPISSISSDLSGLDFLSLIPVDSQFAVRPSHRPGKPIFPTRGGDEDALREDSV; from the exons aataTGGTATCAAGTTTTCGTGTTTCTGAACTACAAGTGTTGTTGGGGTTTGCTGGCCGTAATAAAAGCGGGCGGAAACATGACCTCCTGATGAGGGCACTGCACTTACTGAAGAgtggctgcagcccagcagttCAGATAAAAATTCGAGAACTCTATAGGCATCGGTACCCAAGGACAATTGAAGGACTTTCGGATTTATCAGCTATAAAACCTGCAGTTTTCAATTTGGACATTAGGTCCTCTCCTGTCGAGCCTGACCTGGCTGTTGCCAGCATTCACCCACTCCCTTCCACTtcagtcacccctcagtctccttcctCACCCGTCAGTTCTGTGCTCCTCCAAGACACTAAGTCCCACTTTGAGATGCAGCAGCCGTCCCCTCCAATTCCACCTGTTCATCCTGATGTTCAGCTGAAAAGCCTCCCTTTTTACGATGTGCTTGACGTGCTTATAAAACCTACAAGTCTAG taCAGAGCAGTATTCAGAGGTTCCAAGAGAAgttttttatctttgctttAACACCTCAGCAGGTCAGAGAAATCTGTATTTCCAG AGACTTCTTCCCTGGGGGCGGGAGAGATTACACAGTCCAAGTTCAGCTAAG GTTATGCCTAGCAGAGACAAGCTGCCCTCAAGAAGATAATTACCCTAATAGTTTGTGTATTAAAGTAAATGGAAAGCTGTTTCCATTGCCG GGATACGCTCCACCACCAAAAAACGGAATTGAACAGAAGCGACCTGGGCGCCCCTTGAATATAACATCTCTAGTTAGGTTGTCGTCAGCAGTGCCAAACCAGATTACCATTTCCTGGGCTTCTGAAATTGGAAAG AATTACTCCATGTCTGTGTATCTCGTTCGTCAGCTCACTTCAGCTATGCTTTTGCAGAGGTTAAAAATGAAAGGTATCAGAAACCCCGATCATTCCAGAGCACTAA ttaaagaaaaattaactgcAGATCCTGATAGTGAGATTGCCACAACCAGTCTGCGGGTTTCTCTGATGTGTCCT ctgggaaaaATGAGACTGACAATCCCATGCCGGGCTGTGACTTGCACACACCTGCAATGTTTTGATGCTGCTCTTTATCTTCAAATGAATGAAAAGAAGCCTACGTGGATCTGCCCTGTCTGTGACAAAAAGGCAGCTTACGAGAGCCTAATATTAGATGG gctttttatGGAAATCCTTAACGAATGTTCAGATGTGGATGAGATCAAATTCCAAGAAGATGGTTCCTGGTGCCCCATGAGGCCAAAGAAAGAAGCTGTGAAAGTCTCAAGTCCACAGTGCACCAAAATAGAAA GTTCCAGTGTTGTTAGCAAACCCTGTTCTGTGATGGTGACCAATGAGGTAAACAAGAAGAAAGTTGACATTATTGACTTGACTATAGAAAGCTCTTCTGATGAAGAGGAAGATCCTCCTGCCAAAAGGAAGAGCATATTTATGTCTGAAACACAAGGAAGCCCAACCAAAGG GGTTCTCATGTATCAGCCATCCACTGTCAGAGTGCCCAGCGTGACAACAGTTGATGCTGCTGCTATTCCTCCTTCATTAACAGACTACCCAGTACCATTCCATCACCCACCAATATCCAGTATTTCATCAGACTTGTCAG